The following nucleotide sequence is from Salvia splendens isolate huo1 chromosome 2, SspV2, whole genome shotgun sequence.
ATTTCATATTTCAGCAGCGCAATCTCACGTACAGAGGAAGAGAGAagggaagaagagaaaaaagaagaagagaggtCGCATTGAGCTGCTGCAATGGCTCCCAAGCAAAAGGCCCGCAATCCGGAGCTCATTCCTGGAGTTGGCAAGGTTTCCCGCTCCAAGatgtaccacaaacgcggcctATGGGCTATCAAGGCTAAAAATGGCGGAAAATTCCCCGTCCACGCCAAgcaggaggctgccgccgtcgTCGAGGAGAAGCAGCCTAAGTTTTATCCAGCTGATGACGTCAAGAAGCCGCTCTCCAACAAGCGCAAGCCTAAGCCTACCAAGCTCAGgtttttatatcattttcagGCTTTGTGTTGGTGTTTTTATAGGGTTTTTTGGGGCTTGAGCTGATTTGGTTGTGAGTTTGTTTGTGTTAGGGCGAGTGTTACTCCCGGAACAGTGCTGATTATTTTGACCGGAAGGTTTAAAGGGAAGAGAGTTGTGTTTTTGAAGCAGCTCACTTCTGGATTGTTGCTTATCACTGGTGAGTTTTTTTAGAAAAATGGTTGAAATTGCTGTATTTGTGTGGGCCTTTTTTGGTTTTGAGCTCAGGGTTTTAGTTTGTGGCGATTCTCTTTTCTGGGCAAGATATTTTAAGTTCTTTCTATTGCCCAAGCAATATGAGCCCTTCTGCTGATTCTGTGACGAGCCTATCCACTTTGGGAGACTATCAATTTCCTGGACTGTGGTGTTCTCATATCCTATTACCTTTGGGTGCGGGTTCTCGCAGTTACTATTTTGGAATTGTCATGAGAAATAAATTACTGTATTTGTTATTGTGCTATTTAACCTGTTTTTGTTTCAGTCTTGAgaagtttaattttctttattttgcaAACTATGCTTCCTGATATGTAGATGAAATGGAACCACTTGGGAAGTCTTGTCTATTAATAAAGAAGATGTGAACTTTATGTGTCTTGACTAAGATTTTTCCGTGTAAGTTTTGGCCTTATGTGGTGATTCACATTTTGAGGTGAGATATCTTGAATTCTTGTATTGCCCAAGTGATTTTTAATCATCAAACAGTGACCCCCTTTTGTTGATTCTGTGTTTTGGTCGTCCATTGTGGTTGACCTCTCACTTTTTTCCGAAGGGGGTGCTCTCATATCCTATTGCCTTGGGTAGAGGGTTGCCACAATTACCTCTTGGGACTTGCCATGAGAATTACATTTATTAATAAATGTTTACTTGAAACTAATTAGGATTAGTTTTTGTAGTCTGTTGATTTTGTTGTCTTTAGGGTTTTAGACGCTGAACCAGATTGTTCTCGAATGTGGTCATTGATTTCTTTCTAATGTTGCTGCAGGTCCCTACAAGGTTAACGGGGTTCCCCTAAGACGTGTCAACCAGGCCTACGTCATTGGAACCTCCACCAAGGTTGACATTTCTGGTGTGGATGTGTCCAAGTTTGATGACAAGTACTTTGGCAAACAAgtcgagaagaagaagaagggagaGACTGAGTTCTTTGAGGCCGAAAAACAGGTTTGTTTTCCCATCACATGCACACAACCCCATGACTGATTCTTGAGTTGATTTTTCTGTTTTCCTAACTGTGCATGGTTTGACAAATTATAGGAAAAGAACACACTCCCAGCTGAGAAGAAGGATGATCAGAAGGCTGTTGACGCTCCGTTGTTAAAGGCTTTGGAATCTGTCCCAGATTTGAAGGCTTATTTGGGAGCAAGGTTCTCGTTGAAGGCTGGCTTGAAACCACATGAGTTGGTGTTTTAGGcacatttttgttgtttttttatcaGCTTGTTTCCTTGAACAAATATTTCTCACTGGTATAAAGGTAATGAAATCAAGGTTCAATCAATGATTTTATAATAATGAATCCTATTCTGTTCTTGATCAATCTACCAACAACAGATATTGCTTTGACATATACAGTTTAGTATCGTAAACATCTTATGGAACAGGGAGACTAGCCagcctcggggcggagggacgagcgtatgcatcaacatcaaaatggggtggttggtaccccgccggcATCGATGAGCCTTGGGTGCCTGGcgttgacgaaccggaaccgaaaccggaaccggaacgGCGGAGCCAACCAAggcattgtacatgcccccagttgCCAAatgcgttgatgtcaaacccgccggagccgccttCGTTTCCGTCGCCgtcattttgtgatgaaaattggagaggttagatgaaaattggagaggaaatggagatgatttgggaagaatagacgtgtttgtgtgtgtaatgaggatgaaatatgagtatttatagagtaaaaaaataaaaataaaaaacggtagaaaaaaatggtaatattaccgttttcgtttttttaatttttgtttatattaaattcaattttttttaaaaaaatgatttattgcgtcagcgtgacgaaatcCACTCGCGGgctggcgagtgggcgtcacgcgt
It contains:
- the LOC121759113 gene encoding 60S ribosomal protein L6-like, producing MAPKQKARNPELIPGVGKVSRSKMYHKRGLWAIKAKNGGKFPVHAKQEAAAVVEEKQPKFYPADDVKKPLSNKRKPKPTKLRASVTPGTVLIILTGRFKGKRVVFLKQLTSGLLLITGPYKVNGVPLRRVNQAYVIGTSTKVDISGVDVSKFDDKYFGKQVEKKKKGETEFFEAEKQEKNTLPAEKKDDQKAVDAPLLKALESVPDLKAYLGARFSLKAGLKPHELVF